The DNA region CGGCCATCATGGGCCCCTGTGCCGGCGGCGCCGTCTACTCCCCGGCCATCACGGACTTCATCTTCATGGTCGAGGAGACCAGCCACATGTTCATCACCGGCCCCGACGTGATCGAGACGGTCACCGGCGAGGAGGTGACCTTCGACGAACTCGGCGGCGCGGCCACCCACACCGGCGAGTCGGGCGTCGCCCACTTCGCACCCGCCGCCGAGGAGGAAGCGCTGGACGACATCCGCTACCTGCTCTCCTATCTGCCCGCGAACAACGCCGAGGACCCGCCGCGGGTCGAGCCGTGGGACGACCCCGACCGCGCCGACGAGAGCCTGCGCGACGTGGTGCCCCAGGCCCCGCAGAAACCGTACGACATGCACCGGGTCATCGACGGCGTCGTCGACGAGGACTCCTTCTTCGAGGTCGCCGAGCGCTACGCTCGCAATCTCCTGACCGGCTTCGCCCGCCTCGACGGCCACGCGGTCGGCGTGGTGGCCAACCAGCCCCGCGTCAACGCCGGGACCCTCGACATCGACTCCTCGCTGAAGGGCTCGCGGTTCGTCCGCTTCTGCGACGCGTTCAACATTCCCCTGCTCACGTTCGTCGACGTGCCCGGGTTCATGCCCGGCAAGGACCAGGAGCAGGGCGGGATCATCAAACACGGCGCGAAACTGCTGTACGCCTACTCCGAGGCGACCGTGCCGCTGATGACCGTCATCACCCGCAAGGCCTACGGCGGCGCCTACGACGTGATGTCCTCGAAGCACGTCGGCAGCGACGTGAACTACGCCTGGCCCACCGCCGAGATCGCCGTGATGGGCCCCGAGGGCGCCGTGAACATCCTCTACGACGACGAACTCGACGCCGCCGAGCAGGTCGAGGAGAAACGCCGGGA from Halosimplex halophilum includes:
- a CDS encoding acyl-CoA carboxylase subunit beta translates to MTRDEDIEDLRERKESARKGGGEERIEAQHDRGKMTARERIDYFLDDGSFVEIDALREHRSTKFDMAEKEFPGDGVVTGYGEVDGRTVFVFAHDFTVLGGSLGEAFAQKVCKVMDKAMETGAPIVGLNDSAGARIQEGVDALAGYADIFHRNQLASGVVPQISAIMGPCAGGAVYSPAITDFIFMVEETSHMFITGPDVIETVTGEEVTFDELGGAATHTGESGVAHFAPAAEEEALDDIRYLLSYLPANNAEDPPRVEPWDDPDRADESLRDVVPQAPQKPYDMHRVIDGVVDEDSFFEVAERYARNLLTGFARLDGHAVGVVANQPRVNAGTLDIDSSLKGSRFVRFCDAFNIPLLTFVDVPGFMPGKDQEQGGIIKHGAKLLYAYSEATVPLMTVITRKAYGGAYDVMSSKHVGSDVNYAWPTAEIAVMGPEGAVNILYDDELDAAEQVEEKRRELIDEYRDEFANPYTAAERGYVDDVLEPPETRSRLIGDLETLRSKRKDHPDRKHGNIPL